From Syngnathus scovelli strain Florida chromosome 14, RoL_Ssco_1.2, whole genome shotgun sequence, one genomic window encodes:
- the ptpn21 gene encoding tyrosine-protein phosphatase non-receptor type 21 isoform X2 — MPLPFGLKLKRTRRYTVSSKSCLVTRIQQLNGEFVEFTLSVESTGQECLEAVAQRLELREITFFSLWYLNKQNLQRWIDLEKPLKKQLDKYGVEPTVYFGVVFYIPSVAQLQQEITRYQYYLQLKKDVLEGRISCTLEQGIRLASLAVQADFGDFNRYDSQEFLQKFALFPIDWIQDEQVLEEATQKVARLYQSYRGLSSPEAEMLYMQEVEKMEGYGHESYQAKDNTGTDVTLGSCLDGIFVKHKNGRPLHLFRWNEINNMSHNRSFFALELLNREESVQFQTEDMETSKYVCRMCLARLKFYKLNKSSLEECEPMPPEGSQKSLLTLAFPRFPMLSRPSLPSNKGQTQSTVVNPVRRRSSTRLSLPKPQGYMMPPPQMHYNGHFTEPYTSSQDNLYMNSQNGYCYHSQTSLDCPPLDYGGGGRLRNGSVYSAHSTSSLTNPQHYLQPSPMSSNPSITSDITRPDYVPSHRHSALIPPSYRATPDYETVMRQKSRGGGGGMLLSQEHRQSHSMRNLNIGNSYAYSRPDPLVYSQPEIRGEHGGATQHHHHYPFHTGSSFHGPSPYHAYPIERRPVVGAVSVPELTNVQLQQAQEYPAANIMKTQVYRPPPPYPYAHPRPANSTPDLSRHLHVSSSNPDLIITRRVHHSVQTFQEDSLPVAHSLQEVSEPLLSGPVHRPPYHAQKRNSIEIAGLAQSLEGMRLKERHVSTSAVEAVTPPPAPRGGRSQGSQLNVFLERAKTEDRSDKEDVQYGHKKSLSDATMLVHSSGDEEEFEDDAGRHTPLSHDAIIPEEEPPQRIFMAPQQQTPPEPPPAYPIGSSLDPMLAAALTYKVHPLIHETEPLYLRDVRQGHRIMPSVSEGDLSGEAKHKSKKDFKKRPVSDVPQAKKTIEGLPPPGMKKSVRSDTRKMGPLKVAHLNGLSMSRHPTQSEAKDERERDSNDERCKILEQHMEMGELLKEYESIPKCRPAAECTVAQMAESADKNRFQDVLPYDDTRVELVPTKENNTGYINASHIKVNVGGHEWNYIASQGPLSNTCQDFWQMVWEQGVAIIAMVTAEEESGREKSFRYWPRLGSRHNTVTYGRFKITTRFRTESGCYATTGLKIKHLVMGQERTVWHLQYTDWPDHGCPDDFKGFLTYLEEIQSVRRHTNSISEPKNSNLPVLVHCSAGVGRSGVVILSEIMIACLEHNEMLDIKTVLMKLRQQRMMMVQTLSQYTFIYKVLVQYLRNSRLI, encoded by the exons ATGCCCTTGCCTTTCGGCTTGAAGCTCAAGCGCACGAGACGGTACACGGTTTCTAGCAAGAGCTGCCTGGTCACTCGCATCCAGCAGCTCAATGGCGAGTTTGTGGAGTTCACGCTGTCAGTGGAGAGCACGGGCCAGGAATGTTTGGAGGCAGTCGCCCAGCGACTGGAATTAAGAGAG ATAACGTTCTTTAGTCTATGGTACCTGAACAAGCAGAACCTGCAGAGGTGGATCGACCTGGAAAAACCGCTGAAGAAGCAGTTGGATAAGTACGGTGTGGAGCCTACCGTCTATTTCGGAGTGGTGTTCTACATCCCCAGTGTTGCTCAGCTCCAGCAGGAGATCACGAG ATATCAGTATTATCTACAgttgaagaaggacgtgctggagGGCCGCATCTCATGCACTTTAGAACAAGGCATTCGCTTGGCTAGCCTCGCCGTGCAAG CCGACTTTGGAGACTTCAACCGCTACGATTCTCAGGAGTTTCTTCAGAAATTTGCGCTGTTCCCCATC GACTGGATCCAGGATGAGCAAGTTCTGGAGGAGGCCACTCAGAAAGTGGCCCGTCTCTATCAGTCTTACAG GGGTCTGTCGTCCCCGGAGGCCGAGATGTTGTACATGCAAGAGGTGGAGaaaatggagggctacggccaCGAGAGCTATCAAGCCAAG GACAACACGGGCACGGATGTGACGTTGGGCTCCTGCCTGGACGGCATTTTTGTCAAACACAAAAATGGCAGACCTCTTCATTTATTCCG GTGGAATGAAATTAACAACATGAGTCACAACAGGTCTTTCTTTGCCTTGGAGTTGCTCAACAGAGAAGAGAGTGTCCAGTTCCAGACC GAGGACATGGAAACTTCCAAATACGTGTGTCGCATGTGTCTGGCCAGACTCAAGTTTTATAAGCTCAACAAGAGCAGCCT GGAGGAGTGTGAACCCATGCCTCCCGAAGGCTCCCAGAAGTCCCTCCTCACTCTTGCCTTTCCTCGTTTTCCAATGCTCTCTCGTCCCTCTCTGCCTTCAAATAAGGG ACAAACACAGTCCACAGTCGTCAACCCGGTCAGACGTAGATCGTCAACACGATTGTCCCTG CCAAAGCCTCAGGGCTACATGATGCCCCCGCCACAAATGCACTACAACGGCCACTTCACGGAACCTTACACGTCATCGCAAG ATAACCTGTACATGAACAGCCAGAACGGTTACTGCTACCACTCCCAAACCAGCCTGGACTGCCCACCTCTGGAttacggcggcggcgggcgcttGCGTAACGGCAGCGTGTACAGCGCCCACAGCACCAGCTCCCTGACTAACCCTCAGCACTACCTCCAGCCCTCGCCCATGTCCTCCAACCCCTCCATCACCAGCGACATCACCCGGCCTGACTACGTGCCCTCGCACCGCCACAGCGCCCTCATCCCGCCTTCCTACCGAGCCACTCCAGACTACGAGACGGTCATGCGGCAGAAGAGCCGAGGTGGCGGCGGTGGGATGCTTTTGTCCCAGGAGCACCGGCAAAGCCACTCCATGAGGAACCTGAACATCGGGAACTCGTACGCTTACAGCAGGCCGGACCCTCTCGTTTACAGCCAGCCCGAAATCCGAGGGGAGCACGGTGGCGCCACccagcaccaccaccactaTCCCTTCCACACGGGCTCCAGCTTCCACGGCCCGTCGCCGTACCACGCTTATCCCATCGAGAGGAGACCCGTGGTGGGAGCCGTCAGTGTGCCGGAGCTCACCAACGTCCAGCTGCAGCAAGCCCAAGAGTATCCGGCCGCCAACATTATGAAGACGCAGGTGTACAGACCGCCTCCGCCGTACCCGTACGCCCACCCTCGGCCCGCCAACAGCACGCCGGACCTGTCGCGCCACCTCCACGTCAGCAGCAGTAACCCAGATCTGATCATCACACGCCGTGTGCACCATTCTGTCCAGACTTTCCAGGAGGACAGCCTGCCTGTGGCGCACTCTCTGCAGGAGGTATCCGAGCCGCTTTTAAGCGGACCCGTGCACAGACCCCCTTACCACGCTCAGAAGCGCAACTCCATCGAGATAGCCGGGCTAGCGCAGAGCCTCGAGGGCATGCGGCTGAAAGAGCGGCACGTGTCGACTTCGGCCGTCGAGGCGGTCACGCCTCCTCCGGCCCCGCGCGGAGGTCGCTCGCAGGGTTCCCAGCTCAACGTGTTCTTGGAGCGTGCCAAGACAGAAGACAGGAGTGACAAGGAAGACGTACAGTACGGACACAAGAAGTCCCTCTCCGACGCCACCATGCTGGTGCACAGCAGTGGCGACGAGGAGGAGTTTGAAGATGACGCAGGGCGCCACACGCCGCTCTCTCACGACGCTATCATCCCCGAAGAGGAACCTCCGCAACGTATCTTCATGGCTCCTCAACAACAGACCCCTCCTGAGCCACCCCCTGCTTATCCCATTGGCTCATCTCTGGACCCTATGCTAGCTGCCGCCCTCACCTACAAAGTCCACCCTCTGATCCACGAGACCGAGCCTCTGTACTTGCGCGATGTGCGGCAAGGGCACCGAATCATGCCCTCGGTGTCAGAGGGAGACCTGAGCGGCGAGGCCAAGCACAAGTCCAAGAAGGACTTCAAGAAGAGGCCTGTGTCTGACGTGCCTCAGGCCAAGAAGACCATCGAAGGTTTACCTCCACcg GGCATGAAGAAGAGCGTGCGCTCGGATACGAGGAAGATGGGGCCCCTGAAGGTGGCTCATCTCAACGGCCTGTCAATGTCCAGGCACCCGACGCAAAGCGAAGCCAAAGACGAGCGGGAACGAGACTCCAACGACGAGCGG tGCAAAATCCTGGAGCAGCACATGGAGATGGGCGAGCTGCTGAAAGAGTACGAGAGCATCCCCAAGTGTCGCCCGGCGGCCGAGTGCACCGTGGCCCAAATGGCCGAGAGCGCAGACAAGAACCGCTTCCAAGACGTGCTGCCTTACGATGACACCCGCGTGGAGCTGGTGCCCACCAAGGAGAACAACACGGGCTACATCAACGCCTCACACATTAAA GTTAACGTTGGAGGACACGAGTGGAACTACATCGCCAGCCAGGGGCCGCTTTCCAACACATGCCAGGACTTCTGGCAGATGGTATGGGAGCAAGGCGTCGCCATCATTGCCATGGTTACCGCCGAAGAG GAGAGCGGGCGAGAAAAGAGCTTCCGTTACTGGCCTCGTCTGGGCTCGCGGCACAACACTGTAACGTACGGCCGCTTCAAGATCACCACGCGCTTCCGCACCGAGTCGGGCTGCTACGCCACCACGGGCTTGAAGATCAAACACCTGGTGATGGGCCAGGAGAGGACCGTGTGGCACCTGCAGTACACAGACTGGCCAGACCACGGCTGTCCCGACGATTTCAAAGGCTTCCTCA CTTACCTGGAGGAGATCCAGTCGGTGCGGAGGCACACCAACAGCATCAGTGAGCCAAAGAACAGCAACCTGCCCGTACTGGTGCACTGCAGCGCCGGAGTGGGACGCAGCGGCGTGGTCATCTTGTCCGAGATCATGATCGCCTGCCTAGAGCACAACGAG ATGCTGGACATTAAGACAGTGTTGATGAAGCTACGCCAGCAGAGGATGATGATGGTCCAGACCTTGTCCCAGTACACCTTCATCTACAAGGTGCTAGTCCAGTACCTCCGCAACTCCCGGCTCATCTGA